GTTTCTCCCCAGGCATCGACGTACAGCAAGGCGTTGCGCTCATGACGCAGCTGAAATTCGCCTTTGGTGCCCAACTGCGCCACTGCCTGATGGCAGGCGTCGCCCAGGCCGTTCAGCCAGTCCCGGTAATTGGTTTTGCGCAGCGCCTCGGCGGGCAGCATGGCAGCATCAATACCAAAGCGGCGCAACAGCCACTGGCGGCTGCCTGCTTTGGCATTGGCTTTTTTATACAGCGACGCCTCCCAGACGTTGAACCAGGTAGGCTGAAAGCGCTGCAGCAGCGTGTCCGGCTCCAGCAGGGAAAAACCGGCCAGGCGGATAGCGTCCGCCGGTATCTGACGTTCGGACGGCTTACTCATGCGTCCCCTCCCGGCAGTCTGAGAGCACCATGGCGATCACCGAACCATCCAGCCCGATGCCCGACTTGAGCAGGTGCGGCGTGTGCAGAGGCAACGGCGGCGCATCCATATGCACGTGGATCGGTAAAGCGGCATCGACCGGATGACGACCAGTAGCGGCCAGCAGGCGCCGCTGCAGCAGGGCATCCGCCGCCAGCATAAAATCCAGTACGCCGCTGCAGGTGGCGACATAGCCCGCCTGACCCTTGTAACTGACGACCGGTATGCCGCTTCTGCCCCAGACCTTCTGCAGCGCCATCGCTTCGGCTTTGTCGCCGGCGACGGTGCCGTTGGCGTGCGGCAGCGCACAGGCGATATCCTGCGGCGTCAGGCCGGCCGCCTGCAGCGCACCATCAATGGTTTGCGCGATGGTGCGGAAATCGGCGGTAAAAGCGCCGCCGCGGCCGCTGCTGCCCTGGCGACACACCGAACTGCGGATGGCGACCGCCGGCGTGACGCCGCGACGCCTGGCGTGCTCTTCGCTTTCGATCAGCAACGCCACCGCGCCGTCGGCCAGCAGCACGCTGTTGTCCTGGTTGTTAAACGGCTGCGACCGGCCGCTGCCGAGCATGTCCTGCCCGCCCATAAACACCACGTCCTGCAGCACGATCTTCAGCCAGCCGGCCACCAGCGCCACATCGGTCTGACCGGCGGCGATGCCGGCCTGCGCCAGATGCAGCGCCGTCAGCGAGGAGTTACTGGCGCTGTACACCGAAGTCGGTGGCCAGTCGAGGCGATAAGTGTCGACAAAGCGGCGCGCCAGCGCGTCCTGCGCGTAGCTGGCGGCATGCAGCTGTTTGATCGCCGGGAAAAACAGCAGATCTTCCGTATCATTACGATCCTGATAGCCGGCAAAGTCGGCGATATTCGGCCGCACGCCGTTGCCGGCCAGGAAGACCCGCACGCGCGGCCCCTGCAGCGCGGATGCCGGCAGGCCGGCCATCGCCAGCGCCTCATCAATCACCGGCTGCAGCTGCAGCCACGGTGTGGCGTCGGTGCGCGCCGCCCGCGCCGTATGCGGATTATTGCCCAGACGCAGGTTCTGCCAGTCGTCGTCGTTGTCGAACCAGGGAACGCCGGTCGCACAGCGCCCGGCGGTAATCGCCTCAATCAGCGCCGGAAAATCCGCCGCCAGCGGACTGCACTGCCCCCAGCCGCTGGCTATCACCTGCTGTTTCACGCTGCCTTCCTCAGCACCACGGCGTAGTGGTTGCCGCCTTCGGTGGCGCCGATCACCAGCGCCGTATTCACCGTCTGCTGCAACGGCGCGGTCACGAAGTGGAAATCTTCAGCGCAGAATTCCTGCGTATACGGAATTGGCAGAATTTCACCGCGTCGCATGATTTCACTGACCACGGCGATATTGAGCAGACCAATGCTCGATTCGACCAGGCCGAACCAACCGTTATAGTTGACCAGAGGTACTTTACGACGCGCCTCACCCAGGCTGTGGCGCAGCGCGTCGATTTCCACCGTGTTGCGCAACGGCGTACCGTCGCTGGTGCCGCACACCAGATCTAATTCATGCGGTTCGATCGCCGCTTCCTGCAACGCCTGCCCGATGGCGCGCGACAGAGAGGCAGACCGGGCCACAACATCATGGGGGTCAAAGAAGCTGCCGTCGTTGTCTTTGCCGTAACCGATGATTTCGGCGTGAATATGCGCCCCACGCGCCTGAGCATGCTGCAGATCTTCCAGGAGCAGCATCGCCGCGCCCTCACCGGGGATATAACCTTGTGCATGATTGCTGTACACCTGAAAAGCCGCCGCATCGCAGGTCAGCTGCAGATCGCCGCTGAGCGCCTGCAGATACACCGCGAAGGTGCTCATGTTTTCATCCGCGCCGCCGACGATTACCTGCGGCTGCAGCGCCTGGCGCACCAGCTCGTAACCATAGGTCAGCGCCCCTAATCCGGCGTTGATGCCGGTCGCCAGCGAGGTGTTATACCCCTTGATGCCTTCTGAAATAGAACAGAAGGTGGAAATGGCGTTCATCAGCGAGCCGGGGAATTCCGAGGTCCGCACCTTGGTCGGGTCCGGGAACAGGCTCTGCAGATAGCGGTCCACCGTCGCCTGCGGGCCTTTGGACATGCCGAGTATCATGCCCAGCGTCTGGCCGTCGCGTTTGATTTTGCGCCCGGCGTCGCTCATCGCCTGCGTCAACGCCAACAGCGCAAAGGTGCTGATCAGGTTGGCCTTGCGCGGATCGAAACGGCGCAGCGTCTTGCGCGGATCCAGATCGGTGATTTGGTGCACGCCGGTCGCCTTGTCCAGCTCGCTGTCAATATCCATACCGGCGAAGCGCTGGTTCAGGAAGGCGCGTGATTCACTGTTTTTATTGATCGCCCCCAGCATCTGCCGGAACTCTTCCCGTGTTTTATCATCCAGTTGCAACGGTTGCAGACTGTCCGGTGTCAGCTGCTGCCACATACGTTGCAACATCGCCTGCAGCGTGTGGCCGGCGGCGCTGACCGCGCCCATTCCGGTGATCGCCACGCGCTTCGGCGCGTAGACGCTGGGAGGACTCTGCGCCGGCTTCACGCTGGCGATGACGCAGCAGTTATTGCCGCCGAAGGCGTAGTTGTTTTTCATAAACAGTCTGACGTCGCCGTGCTGGAACTCGTTGGGCACATAGTTGAGATCGCAGTTGGGACGCGGCGTGCTGAAATTGAGCGTCGGCAGGATTTTGTTTTCCGGCAGCGTCAGGAAACAGGCGATCAGCTCAATGATGCCGGCGGAGCCGATATTGTGCCCGACATAGGCCTTGGTGGAGCTGACCGGGATGTCCATGATGTTGGGAAACACTTTCTTCATCGCCAGCGTTTCACAGCGGTCATTGGCCTCAGTGCCGGTGCCGTGCGCATTGATATAGCCGATATCTTCCGGCGTCAGCGCCGCATTCTGCAGCGCATGGCGCATCACCTGCACCGCGCCCTCGCCGCGCGGGTCCGGCGCGGTTTCATGGTAGGCGTCGCAGGAGGTGGCGTACGACACCATTTCGCCGTAGATGGTCGCGCCGCGCGCCACCGCGTGTTCATACTCCTCCAACAGCAGCGCGCCGGCGCCTTCGCCGATCGACATGCCCGGCGAGCCGGAGAACGGGCTGGACGGCGTGCGTTTCATGGCGTGCAGCGCATAGAAGCCGGCGAAGGTCGGCAGATAGATAGGTTCGGTGCCCACCACCAGCGCGGTGCTGTTCTTGCCGTTCTGGATCAGGTCATAGCCGATGCCCATAGCGTTGGTGCTGGCGGTGCAGGCGGTGGCGACCAGTTCAAAGCCGCCCTTGAGCCCCAGCAGCGAAGAGACAATGGCGCTGCACGAGGCGAAACTGCCGGAAATGATGGCTTTCTGCAGTGAAAATGCCTCCATGCGCTGCTCAATCAGCGGAATAAAGGCTTCAGTGCCGGCCGAGGAGACGCCGATGATTAATGCCGTTCTGTCACGCAGCGCGCCCGGCGGCAGTTCCCCTTGCTCCAGCGCTTCATGGCCCACCTTATAGGCCCACAGCGCAGCGTTATCCAGCGAAGCGACCATCTCGTCGGACAGCTCCGGCCAACTCAGCGGCTGCAGCACTTCCGAAGCGTTGGCGTCTTCAAACCACTCCAGGTATTTTTTGCTCGGTTTAATACCACAGGTTTTATCGAACAGCGCCTGCTTGAATTCAGGCACGTTGGTGGCGATGGAGGAGAGATGCCCCATCCCGGTTATCACCACGCGTTTGCGAGTAACAGTCATAATGTCTTCCGTGTATGTCTTCCGTGTCGGCAAACCCACATTGAGGATGTGACGCGCCCATACCGGGCGCGTCTTGAGCGTCAGGCCTGCGGCGGCTTGTCGGCCGATGCTTGCTCGGCCTGCTCCTGCGCGGCTTTTTCCGCCGCTTCCTGCTCTTCCTTGATGCGCTGCCACTCAAACTGCTGCAGCAGATCGCGCGGACGCGTGCTGTCGACGTAGCTGTGCTCCGACGGGTTGATCAGGAAGCTGTAGTTGCGGGCGAACGGCACCGCGGCGGTGTTCACCGTCACCAGCGCGTCGCCGCACTGCACCTGATAGCTGTCGATATCTGCCCAGGCCCAGGCGTTGTGCAGCATCAGACGGCCCAGACAGGCGTCCAGATCCGCAGAGTAGTCGCAGACCATCACTTCGCCGATGCACTTGCCGTCCAGCAGCACTTTATCGCCGCGCTGCGGCATCGGTTCACTGCGCCCGGCGATGGTCATGCCGACGGCGCGCTGGGCGACGCCCTGCTCTACGCGTCCGCCGATGACCTCCTGGCCGGTGAATTGGTCCTTGTCATAACGCACCGTCCACTGCATCTGCAGTTCGATCGGGCAACGGCTGTAGTCATTGAACAGCCCCGGCTCCCAGCAAGGGTTCTCCAGACGGGCCAGACGCTGATAGTCCAGACCGCCGGTGCGCAGATCGAACTTCTCGCCGGCTTCCAGCAGTTGCTGCCAGACGTTGGCCAGTTCATCGCGCGGCCCCATCAGCTTGTAGGAGAATTCGCCGTGCTTGCCGCTGCGCAGCAGGATCAGTTCGTCAACGTGCATATGCTCCTGGAACGGCAGGCCGATCACATCCATACCGTACAGTTCCGCCAGCAGTTCCCAGGCGTACGGCCCTTCAAGGTGCAGCGTGCCCCAGTCCGGCGTCAGCGACTCAATGGCCTCGATTTCGTCGAACTCTTCCTCGTTGCCCGCCAGCTGGTCGCGCAGCAACTGGCACAGAGCCTCGCCGGTCATCCACTCGGAAATCAGCAGAAAGCGCTCATCATCGCAGGCGATGTACAGATCGCTGACGATCATGCCGTCGCGATCGAGGATCAGGCTATACATCGCCTGTTCGTCGCGGATGGAGGAGACATCGCCGGACACCACCTGATTCAGCAGCGACCAGGCGCTGTCGCCGCTGACGCTGGCGATGCCGAAGTGCGAGTAGTCGACCAGTAGAATGTTCTTACGCAGTGCCTGATGCTCGGCGGCGGCGTCAAAGTAGCGCAGTGGGACGGCGACGCCGTTGCGTTCGCCCATGATGGCGCCATTTTGCTGATGAATATCGCTCAGTTTCATGCCTTCTCCGCCTTTTCTGCTGCCTTGTCCGCCGCCATTTCGCCCTGCTTGCCGATCACAAACGACGCCAGGGTGTTCACACTGCGCATATAGGAAGGATCGTCGCCCTCTTTCACCCGGATATTGAAGGTTTCATCGAGCAGCACGATCACCTCGGTGGCATCTACCGAATCCAGCTTCAGCCCGCTGCCGAACAGTGGCGTATCGTCATCAATCTGCTGTACGTTCTGATACAGGTTGAGGCGTTCGATCAGCCCCGCCTTGATTTGTTCCAGTACCTGTTGTCGTTGTTCAATTACGGCGTTTAGCCCGGTGTTACTCATGGTGTTGCTTCCCCACGGTTAATTAATCTGTATGCCCTTGGCTTCCGCAATGCTGCGGTCAATGCGGAAATTGACGATGCGACCGGCACAGGCGATATGACGCCCGACGCGGGCTTCCACTTCGTAATGGTGGAAGCCGTTGGGATCGGCGAACGCCAGCTTACTGTGCACTTCAATAGTGTCGCCCGGGTTGACCACGTGGCGGTACTTGACGTCCTGAGACGCCAGAAAACCGATAATGCGGTGGCGTTCGGCCATCACCCGTTCAACCCCTTCGGCGTTGGCTAGCGAACGCGCCACCTCATCGAATTTCTTCAGCGGCGTTGCGGTTTCCCGCTCATGGCGCTGGCAGTAATCGCACAGCAGACTGAAATACTCGCTGGCCTGGCCGAAAATCTCGGCGATCAGCACGCCCGGCATCACCGGGTTATCCGGGAAGTGTCCCGGGATATAGGGTTCATTGAAGGTGACGTGCTTGATCACAGTGATCGAGCCTTTCTCGCCGGGGGTAAAATCCACGATGCGATCGACCATGAAGATGGGGGCTCGCCAAGCGCCCATCCGCAGCAGCACCGAAGGGGTAACCAGACTTTTGTTATAGTTAGGCATGCGACTTTCCTGTCAATTAACGCATAATCAGGCCGCCATCAGCGATCAGGGTCTGACCGACGATGTAGCTGGATGCGTCCGAACTCAAAAACGCCACCACGTTGGCGATCTCGTCAACATGACCAAGACGCTTGAGTGGAATGGCGGACATCACGTTGCGCACAATCTGGCGCGGAACTTTTTTCACCATGCGCGATTCAATCATCCCCGGGGCCACCGCATTCACGCGAACCCCTTTGGCTGCCATCTCGGCGGCCAGCGTGCGGGTGAAGCCGACAATGCCGGCCTTGGCCGCGCTGTAGTTGGTCTGGCCAAAGCTGGAGGTGACGCCGGATACCGACGAAATATTGACGATCGCCGCCTGACGCGCGAGACGTAACAGGCGCATACACTGCTTGGTCATATTAAAGGTACCGTACAGGTTGACCTTAATGACCTGATCGAACTCCTCAAAACTTAGGGCGCTGAATAAATTATCTTTATAAATACCAGCATTATTAATTAATACATGAATAGAACCAGCCTCAGCATCGAGCGCATTCACCAATTCATCGACGGATTGAATATCCGAAACATCGCACTGGTGAATGTTTAATGCCTGCCCCTGCGGATGTTTGGCCTGTAACTTTTCCAGGCCGCTGACATCATTATGGTAAACAGCATACACAGTCGCACCCTGCCCAAGATATTTCTTGCATATAGCCAGACCAATATCCCCGCTTGCGCCGGTGACCAGCACATTTTTCCCGTTTAAATCAGGATATATCGCCATAAATAATCCTTTATATTAACACGTCAACTAAATGCCGCCGCGGCAATAGCATGCGTACGACAGTGTGAAATACTCAGCGTAGATTGCGTCAGGCCGCGCACTTTCATCAGGCGGGCAAACTCACCGGAGAAAAAATAAAAAGGCCGGCCCAATTCATCGTGGCGTACTTCAATGTCATGAAAGGCAATACCGAGACGGAAACCGGTGCCCAGCGCCTTTACAGCGGCTTCCTTGGCCGCCCAAAAGCCCGCTACGCGCTCGCAGTTAAGCGTAACGTCGCCCAGTTCACGCCGTTCATCATCGGTTAAAAGACGGTGCAGTAATTTATCTCCGCTACGCTTTATTGCCGTTGCGATACGATCTATATCTATAATATCGACACCAAGATTCACTCTGACTTTATCCTTAGTCATTAAATCCCAAAATTACTGCCCGTCGAATGCGAACAATATTTAACGATCGGAATGAACGTATCCATTCCTGGAGGCTGAGTGCGATTTTCATTGAGTAAGGACGGCGGGATTCCATCCGCGTCTAATGGGGAATGTTAGCGCATGTTATTTCAAACAATCAACAAAGCACCAAATAAAAAGGCGCGCATCCATTAAATTGGAACTTTAACCTAAAAATACAACCAAGGTAAAAACAAAAATATAAAACAAAAACAAAGTGCAACATAAAACTCTGCAAAAAACAATAAACACAAAATCTAAAGCTATGAGAATATTCCTTGCGCATTAAAAACCTCCTGAATAAGCAGGAATATTTTCGGTAAATAATTGAGAAATTACCTGTAGATTGATTGCAAGTATAAAAGCCAGCAAATAATAAAGCTGACTTGGTGTTTTAATTCAGCGAATAAATAAAGTAAAACTCACGCCATCCTAGTGCCGAATGGCGTGGTGTTCGGACCTTACTTCGCCAACTGGGTAGAGTAGTTGGCCGGCACCCAGCGATAGCCGTTGCCCTGACGTTGAACATGTCCCAATCCCGGGAAGGCGATATGCGCGGCGGCCACCCAGAAGCCCTCTTTCGCCGCCTGCGCCAGGATGCGTTCACGTGTGGCAATCGCCTGCCGCCGGTCGACATCAAAGTGAATTGCCACCCGTGGTTCCGGCATCTGCACCGCTTTGGCGTGGATAATATCGCCCCACAGCACCAGCGTCTGCCCCTCGCTCTCCACGCGGTAGGTGACGCTGCCTGGCGTATGGCCATAGGCTGCCTGCGCCTGAATGCCCAGCGGCAGCCGGGCCGGCGCGCTGAAGGTTTTCAGTTTGCCCGCGGCGATCAGCGGATTGAGCGCATCGGCGGATTCTTTAAAGGTGTGGCGCTGTCCCTCTTCCACCTTGCTTTGGTTGGCATCGTTCAGCCAGAAATCCGGATCGCGTTTATCAACATAGACATCCGCATTGGGGAACGTCGGTTTGCCCTGCTGCGACACACCGCCGGAGTGGTCGCCATGCACGTGCGTCAGCAGTACCGCGTTGATGCTGTCGGCCGGGTAGCCCGCCGCACGCAGGTTTTCCAGCAGATGGCCGCCATGCTTGCCGAACAGCTGGCCGGCACCGGTATCCACCAGTACCCGCTGTTTGCCGTCGTCAATCACAAAGGTGTTGAGCGAAGTTTCCGCCTGCGGCGTCATCGCGTCTTCCGCCATCCGGCGCTGCAGCGTTTCCTTGTCAATCGGCACCAGCAGCTGATCGAGCGGGATGGTCACCGTGCCGTCAGACACCGCGGTGACGGTCAGTTTGCCCAGAGTCATCCGGTAATATCCCGGCGCCTGTCGCTGCGTATCGGCGGCCTGCGCTGCGGCGGTAGTCATTAGCAGGCCGGCGGCCAGCACTAAATGTTGTTTCATAACTTCCCCATATGAGATTTAACGTCGTCTTTAACGCTGGCAGAGATTATTGTATTGTCCAATAACATCATTCAAATTGATTAGGTTGATTGTGAACATCAGAGAAAATGATTTTAATCGTATCGATCTGAATTTACTGACGGTATTGCTGGTGCTGTACCGTGAACGCAGCGTGACGCGCGCGGCGCAAAAGCTGTTTCTTGGCCAGCCGGCGGTCAGCGGTGCGCTGGCGCGCCTGCGTGAGATGTTTAATGACCCGCTGTTTGTCCGTTCGGCCAAAGGCATGGAGCCAACGCCGCGCACCGTGTCGCTGGTGACGGAACTGGCGCCGCTGATGGAAAATATGCAGCAGGTGCTGTTTCAACAGCCGGAGTTTTCCCCTGCCCGTGCGCGGCAAACCTTTCGCCTGGGCGTCACCGACTGGGTGGAAAGCTGGCTGATCCCGCCGCTGTATCAGCTTGTGCGCCACCGCGCCCCCGGCGTCCGCCTGCAGGTGACGGCGACCGACCCGTTTCAGGACGCCGCGCTGCTGACGCGGGACGAGATCGATTTGGCAATCTCGGTCGCTGTCGATGCGCCACATGCGGTGGTACGCCAGGTGCTGACCACCATGGGCTACCAAACCTTCTGGCACCCGCAGCAACAGCAGCCGCCGACACCGCTGACGCTGGATGCCTATACCCGTGCCGACCATCTGCTGGTTTCCTACCGCGGTGCCGACAGCAGCCTGATCGATCGCCAGTTGGCCGGGTTGGGAGAGCGTCGCCGGGTGGCTTACACCACGCCGCACTTTGCCGCGCTGCCGTTGCTGCTGCAGCGCAGCGCGGCTTTCGCCACCGTGCCTGCAGGGCTGGAGGCGGACTGGCGACAACATTATGGGCTGTGCGCCAGCCCGCCGCCGCTGGAGATCGCGCCGTTTGAAGTGGCGATGCTGTGGCAGCGACGCCGTGACCGCGAACCGGCGCTACAGTGGCTGCGCCAGACGGTGATCGCGCTGCTGGCGGAGGTCGGACGCACCGGCTGATGGCGTAAACAGACGGCGATTTTGCCCTGTTTTTCTCCCTTTGCTTTCGTTACGCGCGGATTACAGTGACCGTTGGTGTTGTAGCAAGTCTTACACAAGGTCTTTCTGAGCGTGACGAAACCTTTTTTACGCAGCGGCAGTCTGGATAAGCTGGTCGCGCTGGGGGAAAATGGCCAGCCCATTTACGCCCAGGCGCAGTCAGTCCGCGAGGCGCTGCGCCTCAAACATCAGCCGGCGATCGCAGATTGTCTGGCTATTCCGCAATTAAACGCCCAACAAGATCGCATCGATTGGTATGCGCCGTTCAGCGGTGAGATCCGCCCGTGGGCGGTGGCCGACGATAATGAACGGCGCGCGGCGCTGGCGCAGCTGGACGCCTGCCTT
The nucleotide sequence above comes from Serratia rhizosphaerae. Encoded proteins:
- a CDS encoding acyl carrier protein, giving the protein MSNTGLNAVIEQRQQVLEQIKAGLIERLNLYQNVQQIDDDTPLFGSGLKLDSVDATEVIVLLDETFNIRVKEGDDPSYMRSVNTLASFVIGKQGEMAADKAAEKAEKA
- a CDS encoding SDR family oxidoreductase; translated protein: MAIYPDLNGKNVLVTGASGDIGLAICKKYLGQGATVYAVYHNDVSGLEKLQAKHPQGQALNIHQCDVSDIQSVDELVNALDAEAGSIHVLINNAGIYKDNLFSALSFEEFDQVIKVNLYGTFNMTKQCMRLLRLARQAAIVNISSVSGVTSSFGQTNYSAAKAGIVGFTRTLAAEMAAKGVRVNAVAPGMIESRMVKKVPRQIVRNVMSAIPLKRLGHVDEIANVVAFLSSDASSYIVGQTLIADGGLIMR
- the acpS gene encoding holo-ACP synthase yields the protein MTKDKVRVNLGVDIIDIDRIATAIKRSGDKLLHRLLTDDERRELGDVTLNCERVAGFWAAKEAAVKALGTGFRLGIAFHDIEVRHDELGRPFYFFSGEFARLMKVRGLTQSTLSISHCRTHAIAAAAFS
- a CDS encoding MBL fold metallo-hydrolase; the protein is MKQHLVLAAGLLMTTAAAQAADTQRQAPGYYRMTLGKLTVTAVSDGTVTIPLDQLLVPIDKETLQRRMAEDAMTPQAETSLNTFVIDDGKQRVLVDTGAGQLFGKHGGHLLENLRAAGYPADSINAVLLTHVHGDHSGGVSQQGKPTFPNADVYVDKRDPDFWLNDANQSKVEEGQRHTFKESADALNPLIAAGKLKTFSAPARLPLGIQAQAAYGHTPGSVTYRVESEGQTLVLWGDIIHAKAVQMPEPRVAIHFDVDRRQAIATRERILAQAAKEGFWVAAAHIAFPGLGHVQRQGNGYRWVPANYSTQLAK
- a CDS encoding aminomethyltransferase family protein, which codes for MKLSDIHQQNGAIMGERNGVAVPLRYFDAAAEHQALRKNILLVDYSHFGIASVSGDSAWSLLNQVVSGDVSSIRDEQAMYSLILDRDGMIVSDLYIACDDERFLLISEWMTGEALCQLLRDQLAGNEEEFDEIEAIESLTPDWGTLHLEGPYAWELLAELYGMDVIGLPFQEHMHVDELILLRSGKHGEFSYKLMGPRDELANVWQQLLEAGEKFDLRTGGLDYQRLARLENPCWEPGLFNDYSRCPIELQMQWTVRYDKDQFTGQEVIGGRVEQGVAQRAVGMTIAGRSEPMPQRGDKVLLDGKCIGEVMVCDYSADLDACLGRLMLHNAWAWADIDSYQVQCGDALVTVNTAAVPFARNYSFLINPSEHSYVDSTRPRDLLQQFEWQRIKEEQEAAEKAAQEQAEQASADKPPQA
- a CDS encoding beta-ketoacyl synthase N-terminal-like domain-containing protein, which gives rise to MKQQVIASGWGQCSPLAADFPALIEAITAGRCATGVPWFDNDDDWQNLRLGNNPHTARAARTDATPWLQLQPVIDEALAMAGLPASALQGPRVRVFLAGNGVRPNIADFAGYQDRNDTEDLLFFPAIKQLHAASYAQDALARRFVDTYRLDWPPTSVYSASNSSLTALHLAQAGIAAGQTDVALVAGWLKIVLQDVVFMGGQDMLGSGRSQPFNNQDNSVLLADGAVALLIESEEHARRRGVTPAVAIRSSVCRQGSSGRGGAFTADFRTIAQTIDGALQAAGLTPQDIACALPHANGTVAGDKAEAMALQKVWGRSGIPVVSYKGQAGYVATCSGVLDFMLAADALLQRRLLAATGRHPVDAALPIHVHMDAPPLPLHTPHLLKSGIGLDGSVIAMVLSDCREGTHE
- a CDS encoding LysR family transcriptional regulator yields the protein MVNIRENDFNRIDLNLLTVLLVLYRERSVTRAAQKLFLGQPAVSGALARLREMFNDPLFVRSAKGMEPTPRTVSLVTELAPLMENMQQVLFQQPEFSPARARQTFRLGVTDWVESWLIPPLYQLVRHRAPGVRLQVTATDPFQDAALLTRDEIDLAISVAVDAPHAVVRQVLTTMGYQTFWHPQQQQPPTPLTLDAYTRADHLLVSYRGADSSLIDRQLAGLGERRRVAYTTPHFAALPLLLQRSAAFATVPAGLEADWRQHYGLCASPPPLEIAPFEVAMLWQRRRDREPALQWLRQTVIALLAEVGRTG
- a CDS encoding beta-ketoacyl-[acyl-carrier-protein] synthase family protein, with translation MTVTRKRVVITGMGHLSSIATNVPEFKQALFDKTCGIKPSKKYLEWFEDANASEVLQPLSWPELSDEMVASLDNAALWAYKVGHEALEQGELPPGALRDRTALIIGVSSAGTEAFIPLIEQRMEAFSLQKAIISGSFASCSAIVSSLLGLKGGFELVATACTASTNAMGIGYDLIQNGKNSTALVVGTEPIYLPTFAGFYALHAMKRTPSSPFSGSPGMSIGEGAGALLLEEYEHAVARGATIYGEMVSYATSCDAYHETAPDPRGEGAVQVMRHALQNAALTPEDIGYINAHGTGTEANDRCETLAMKKVFPNIMDIPVSSTKAYVGHNIGSAGIIELIACFLTLPENKILPTLNFSTPRPNCDLNYVPNEFQHGDVRLFMKNNYAFGGNNCCVIASVKPAQSPPSVYAPKRVAITGMGAVSAAGHTLQAMLQRMWQQLTPDSLQPLQLDDKTREEFRQMLGAINKNSESRAFLNQRFAGMDIDSELDKATGVHQITDLDPRKTLRRFDPRKANLISTFALLALTQAMSDAGRKIKRDGQTLGMILGMSKGPQATVDRYLQSLFPDPTKVRTSEFPGSLMNAISTFCSISEGIKGYNTSLATGINAGLGALTYGYELVRQALQPQVIVGGADENMSTFAVYLQALSGDLQLTCDAAAFQVYSNHAQGYIPGEGAAMLLLEDLQHAQARGAHIHAEIIGYGKDNDGSFFDPHDVVARSASLSRAIGQALQEAAIEPHELDLVCGTSDGTPLRNTVEIDALRHSLGEARRKVPLVNYNGWFGLVESSIGLLNIAVVSEIMRRGEILPIPYTQEFCAEDFHFVTAPLQQTVNTALVIGATEGGNHYAVVLRKAA
- a CDS encoding 3-hydroxyacyl-ACP dehydratase FabZ family protein yields the protein MPNYNKSLVTPSVLLRMGAWRAPIFMVDRIVDFTPGEKGSITVIKHVTFNEPYIPGHFPDNPVMPGVLIAEIFGQASEYFSLLCDYCQRHERETATPLKKFDEVARSLANAEGVERVMAERHRIIGFLASQDVKYRHVVNPGDTIEVHSKLAFADPNGFHHYEVEARVGRHIACAGRIVNFRIDRSIAEAKGIQIN